One part of the Streptomyces sp. AM 2-1-1 genome encodes these proteins:
- a CDS encoding LysR family transcriptional regulator translates to MDVDTRLLRYFAAVAEEGSLTGAAERLFVSQPALTKQIRRLEDDLGVRLFTRSRSGMALTEAGRELASRVPALLNGWDEAVRATGRAARVLRLGFLDAGAVGAVPEAIAAFRQVRPEWRVELRQFDWSDPSAGLARGEVDAAVVRTPFPGQEKWVVRELFVEERGVLLPARHPLANCGTVEFRDLWDEPFVAAGDKPGFWREHWLAAEEREGHPVRVGAVTSRPDEWLGAVAGGCVALAPTSAARFYSHPDVVFRPVRGVSPSRVALARPRGRTHQVALDELLEAIARRPGGS, encoded by the coding sequence ATGGATGTGGACACACGCCTGCTCCGGTATTTCGCCGCGGTGGCGGAGGAGGGCAGCCTGACCGGGGCGGCGGAGAGGCTGTTCGTGTCGCAACCGGCGCTGACCAAGCAGATCCGGCGCCTGGAGGACGATCTCGGGGTGCGTCTCTTCACGCGTTCGCGGTCGGGGATGGCGTTGACCGAGGCGGGGCGGGAGCTCGCCTCGCGGGTGCCCGCGCTGCTGAACGGCTGGGACGAGGCGGTACGGGCAACCGGCCGGGCGGCGCGGGTGCTGCGCCTGGGCTTCCTGGATGCGGGCGCAGTGGGCGCCGTCCCTGAGGCCATCGCCGCATTCCGCCAGGTGCGGCCGGAGTGGCGGGTGGAACTGCGGCAGTTCGACTGGTCCGACCCGAGCGCCGGACTGGCCCGGGGTGAGGTGGATGCGGCGGTGGTGCGCACGCCGTTCCCGGGGCAGGAGAAATGGGTGGTGCGGGAGTTGTTCGTCGAGGAGCGCGGGGTGCTGCTCCCCGCTCGGCATCCGCTCGCGAACTGCGGGACGGTGGAGTTCCGGGACCTGTGGGACGAGCCGTTCGTCGCGGCCGGAGACAAGCCCGGATTCTGGAGGGAGCACTGGCTGGCGGCGGAAGAACGGGAGGGGCACCCCGTCCGTGTCGGCGCCGTCACCAGTCGTCCCGACGAGTGGCTCGGAGCGGTGGCCGGCGGCTGCGTGGCGTTGGCCCCGACCTCGGCGGCCCGTTTCTACTCCCACCCGGACGTGGTGTTCCGTCCCGTCCGTGGGGTCTCGCCGAGCCGGGTGGCGCTGGCCCGGCCTCGAGGGCGGACGCACCAGGTGGCGCTGGATGAGCTGCTGGAGGCCATCGCGCGGCGACCGGGCGGGAGTTGA
- a CDS encoding DoxX family protein, with translation MTGYPFAFLTVTLLTAAINLGIAAADLAGARFVRANSARVGVPRSWLPWLGALKAAGAAGLLLGLCDVALRPLGAAAACGLSLFYLGALAFHLRARVLHNLAFPGFYFATAVASLALNVSS, from the coding sequence ATGACCGGTTACCCGTTCGCGTTCCTCACCGTCACCTTGCTCACCGCCGCCATCAACCTCGGTATCGCCGCCGCCGACCTCGCCGGAGCCCGCTTCGTCCGGGCCAACTCGGCGCGGGTGGGTGTCCCCCGGTCCTGGCTGCCCTGGTTGGGCGCCCTCAAGGCGGCTGGCGCCGCGGGCCTCCTCCTGGGCCTCTGCGATGTCGCACTGCGCCCCCTCGGCGCCGCGGCGGCCTGCGGTCTCAGCCTCTTCTACCTGGGCGCGCTCGCCTTCCACCTACGCGCCCGCGTGCTCCACAACCTGGCGTTTCCCGGTTTCTACTTCGCCACCGCCGTCGCCTCGCTGGCCTTGAACGTGTCCTCCTGA